A section of the Leptotrichia sp. HSP-342 genome encodes:
- the gmhA gene encoding D-sedoheptulose 7-phosphate isomerase translates to MLKENIRNSYLTAFETVKAFVENEENIEKTEKIAQELALAYKNGKKSLIAGNGGSNCDAMHFAEEFTGRFRKDRRALPSISISDSSHITCVGNDYGFDFVFAKGVEAFGQEGDFFFGISTSGNSKNIIEAVKSAKERNLKTVALLGKDGGKLKGVCDYEFIIPGETSDRIQEVHMMILHIIIEGVERILFPENYSFLKTVKNKLISFFE, encoded by the coding sequence ATGTTAAAAGAGAATATCAGAAATTCGTATTTAACAGCTTTTGAAACTGTGAAGGCATTTGTGGAAAATGAGGAAAATATTGAAAAAACAGAAAAAATTGCACAGGAATTAGCATTAGCCTATAAAAATGGGAAAAAATCGTTAATTGCAGGAAATGGTGGAAGTAACTGTGATGCGATGCACTTTGCAGAAGAATTTACAGGAAGATTTAGAAAAGACAGAAGAGCGCTTCCGTCTATAAGTATCAGCGATTCTTCCCATATCACATGTGTTGGAAATGATTACGGATTTGATTTTGTATTTGCAAAAGGTGTGGAAGCATTTGGGCAGGAAGGTGACTTTTTCTTTGGAATTTCAACTTCGGGAAATTCTAAAAATATAATTGAGGCTGTAAAATCGGCAAAAGAGCGAAATTTAAAAACTGTAGCACTGCTTGGAAAAGATGGCGGGAAATTAAAAGGAGTATGTGACTATGAATTCATAATTCCTGGAGAAACATCAGACAGGATTCAGGAAGTTCATATGATGATTCTGCATATTATAATTGAAGGTGTGGAAAGAATTTTATTTCCTGAAAACTATAGTTTCCTGAAAACTGTTAAAAATAAGTTGATTTCATTTTTTGAGTAA
- a CDS encoding MATE family efflux transporter, translating to MKKSVNIEKIRNTEYLKLALGFTLSTLTTPLLNSVDTAVVGNLSNPVFIGGVTLGGTIFNTIYWLFGFLRVSTSGYSAKAFGENNEKEEITVLIRPILISLILGFLFVIFQKAILWGFIHFFDAGKEITKYIEIYFNILIWGAPFVFLNYTFLGWIMGRKEIKKCLILQLMTNIVNIFLDLYFVEVLRMDVAGVAAATLISQIMTTLLSIFIILRTFSLKKILYNINLKEIFDRSEIKKVGAVNSDLVIRTVCLLIATNLFLEKAAHNGKIILAANSILFQVQYLMSYIFDGFANASSVFSGIAAGEKNFRKLKWVMRKSIQFCIIISIFLSTAFVFGGKKLLLFYTKNAEVINIANQYKIWIIIFPLVVSFGLVIYGNFTGTTETAYIRNSMLQSLVFFLIVYFTVMPVYQNHGLWLSFIVFSLARSLFLMRYVKKFLEKYKLELNVKTSINSGI from the coding sequence ATGAAAAAAAGTGTAAATATAGAAAAAATTAGAAATACAGAATATTTGAAATTAGCACTTGGGTTTACTTTGTCAACGCTGACAACGCCCTTGTTAAATTCTGTTGACACAGCAGTTGTAGGAAATCTTTCAAATCCAGTCTTTATAGGTGGAGTAACACTTGGAGGAACGATTTTTAATACAATTTATTGGCTATTTGGCTTTTTACGTGTTAGCACATCTGGATATTCTGCAAAGGCTTTTGGAGAAAATAATGAAAAGGAAGAAATTACAGTATTAATCCGTCCCATATTAATTTCACTTATTTTAGGATTTCTGTTTGTTATTTTTCAGAAAGCTATTTTATGGGGATTTATTCATTTTTTTGATGCTGGAAAGGAGATTACGAAATATATAGAAATTTATTTTAATATTCTAATATGGGGAGCCCCTTTCGTATTTCTGAACTATACATTTTTGGGATGGATAATGGGACGAAAAGAAATAAAAAAATGTCTAATTTTGCAACTTATGACAAATATTGTGAATATTTTTCTTGATTTATATTTTGTAGAAGTTTTAAGAATGGATGTTGCTGGAGTAGCAGCTGCTACACTAATTTCCCAAATTATGACAACTCTTTTATCAATTTTTATTATTTTAAGAACTTTTTCACTAAAAAAAATCTTATACAATATAAATTTGAAAGAAATATTTGATAGAAGCGAAATAAAAAAAGTTGGAGCAGTGAATTCAGATTTAGTGATTCGTACAGTCTGTTTACTGATAGCAACAAATTTATTCTTGGAAAAAGCTGCACATAACGGTAAAATAATATTAGCTGCAAATTCTATATTATTTCAAGTTCAATATCTGATGTCGTATATTTTTGATGGCTTTGCTAATGCATCAAGTGTGTTTTCAGGTATAGCGGCAGGAGAGAAAAATTTTAGAAAACTAAAATGGGTAATGAGAAAATCAATACAGTTTTGTATTATAATTTCAATATTTTTGAGTACAGCATTTGTTTTTGGAGGTAAAAAGCTGTTGTTGTTTTATACAAAAAATGCAGAAGTTATAAATATTGCAAATCAGTATAAAATTTGGATAATCATATTTCCATTAGTTGTAAGTTTTGGGCTAGTAATTTACGGAAATTTTACAGGCACAACAGAAACAGCATATATAAGAAATTCAATGTTACAATCGTTAGTATTTTTTCTAATAGTGTATTTTACAGTGATGCCAGTATATCAAAATCACGGATTATGGTTATCTTTCATAGTTTTTTCATTAGCAAGGTCGTTATTTTTAATGAGATATGTTAAAAAATTTTTGGAAAAATATAAATTGGAATTGAATGTAAAAACATCAATAAATAGTGGTATTTAG
- a CDS encoding MliC family protein, which translates to MKLLKKSMLVLSVMTLIGGMSFAATAKKRPAARKVASESYTCGSERITVSYPATNTARVVTKAGNVYNLKVAVSGSGSRYVSKNGNVEFFKGGKDAIYRGPNGIEKSCTRR; encoded by the coding sequence ATGAAATTATTGAAAAAATCAATGCTAGTATTGTCTGTAATGACATTAATTGGAGGAATGAGTTTTGCCGCAACAGCTAAGAAAAGACCTGCTGCAAGAAAGGTAGCTTCAGAATCATATACTTGCGGTTCTGAAAGAATAACAGTTTCTTATCCAGCAACAAATACTGCTAGAGTAGTGACTAAAGCAGGGAATGTTTATAACCTTAAAGTAGCAGTATCAGGTAGTGGATCAAGATACGTTTCTAAAAATGGAAATGTAGAATTCTTCAAAGGTGGAAAAGATGCTATTTATAGAGGACCTAATGGTATTGAAAAATCTTGCACAAGAAGATAA
- a CDS encoding M18 family aminopeptidase — translation MIHTTKELEEIQKNFIEMEVKSFAREVVEFIDESPSSYHVVKNCSDILDENGFERIMPREKWELKKGGKYFLKKSSSTIIAITIGENFDVRKGFKIFGAHTDSPCFRIKPNPEMVTENMVRLNTEVYGGPILSTWFDRPLSIAGRVIVKGENPFFPKTVKIKIDEPLLTIPNLAIHQNREVNNGVKIDKQNDVLPLISLINHNFEKEGYLERIILEKTGIKKEDIIDFDLYLYATEKGCLLGANEEFISSSKIDNLASVYTGLIGLVEAKENKDRINIFVAFDNEEIGSATKQGADSNYLLNTLERIALSLGLDRSEFLQMLESSYILSADAAHAAHPAHLGKTDPTNRGRINEGVSIKISAKQKYTSDGYSIAVIRQLIEGTDIRIQPFVNESNELGGSTIGPLSSTHLDIDGVDLGVPMFAMHSVRELCGIFDVFYLKELAKEFFSKG, via the coding sequence ATGATACACACAACAAAAGAGTTAGAAGAGATACAGAAAAATTTTATTGAAATGGAAGTAAAAAGTTTTGCAAGGGAAGTTGTTGAATTTATTGATGAAAGTCCGAGCAGTTATCATGTTGTAAAGAATTGTTCAGATATTTTGGATGAAAATGGATTTGAGAGAATTATGCCTCGTGAAAAATGGGAGTTAAAAAAAGGAGGAAAATATTTTTTGAAAAAATCCAGCTCTACTATAATTGCAATTACAATTGGTGAAAATTTTGATGTGAGAAAAGGGTTTAAGATTTTTGGAGCACATACCGATTCTCCTTGTTTTAGGATAAAACCTAATCCTGAAATGGTGACAGAAAATATGGTGAGATTAAATACAGAAGTTTATGGAGGGCCTATTTTGAGTACATGGTTCGATAGACCGCTCTCTATTGCCGGACGTGTTATTGTGAAAGGCGAAAATCCATTTTTTCCAAAAACTGTAAAAATTAAGATAGATGAACCGCTTTTGACAATACCAAATCTTGCGATTCATCAGAATAGAGAAGTAAATAATGGAGTAAAAATTGATAAACAGAATGATGTCTTGCCTTTAATTTCACTTATTAATCATAATTTTGAGAAGGAAGGCTATCTTGAAAGAATTATTTTAGAAAAGACAGGAATAAAAAAAGAAGATATAATTGATTTTGACTTGTATTTATATGCAACAGAAAAAGGTTGTCTTTTAGGTGCAAATGAGGAATTTATATCTTCATCAAAAATTGACAATCTTGCTTCTGTCTATACAGGGTTGATTGGACTTGTGGAAGCTAAAGAAAATAAGGACAGGATTAATATTTTTGTAGCTTTTGACAATGAAGAGATAGGAAGTGCCACAAAACAGGGAGCTGATTCCAATTATCTTTTGAATACGCTGGAAAGAATTGCTTTGTCGTTAGGACTTGATAGAAGCGAGTTTTTACAGATGCTGGAAAGTTCATATATTTTATCAGCTGATGCGGCACATGCCGCACATCCTGCACATTTAGGCAAAACAGACCCTACAAACCGTGGAAGAATAAATGAGGGTGTTTCAATAAAAATTAGTGCAAAACAAAAATATACATCCGATGGATATTCAATTGCTGTAATCAGACAGCTTATTGAAGGAACGGATATACGGATTCAGCCTTTTGTAAATGAATCAAATGAACTTGGAGGAAGTACAATTGGACCTCTTTCTTCAACACATCTGGATATAGACGGAGTAGATTTGGGAGTTCCAATGTTTGCGATGCATTCGGTACGTGAATTATGTGGAATTTTTGACGTGTTTTATTTGAAGGAATTAGCAAAGGAATTTTTTTCAAAAGGATAA
- a CDS encoding chromate transporter produces MKVYLELFWIFFKIGTFTLGGGYAMVPLIQNEIVNKKKWIEEEEFVKLLALAQSSPGALAVNVSVFVGYKMKRLLGLITTVLGATLPSFIIILVIASLFSNIQDNIYVIKAFKAIRPMVVALIAASVYTIGKSAKINKKTLWIVILVAVMVAFLRFPPIVMIILGAFLGNVWMNWRGKR; encoded by the coding sequence ATGAAAGTGTATTTAGAATTATTCTGGATTTTTTTTAAGATAGGTACATTTACTCTCGGTGGTGGATATGCCATGGTTCCGCTCATACAGAATGAAATTGTGAATAAGAAAAAATGGATTGAGGAAGAGGAGTTTGTAAAGCTTTTGGCACTTGCCCAGTCTTCACCAGGTGCATTGGCTGTGAATGTTTCAGTTTTTGTGGGGTATAAGATGAAAAGATTGCTGGGGCTCATAACTACAGTTCTGGGAGCAACATTGCCGTCGTTCATAATTATTCTTGTAATAGCTTCATTATTTAGCAATATACAAGATAACATATATGTTATAAAGGCTTTTAAGGCTATAAGACCGATGGTGGTTGCATTAATTGCGGCGAGTGTCTATACAATTGGAAAATCGGCTAAAATTAATAAAAAAACGTTATGGATTGTGATTTTGGTTGCAGTAATGGTTGCCTTTCTTAGATTTCCGCCTATTGTTATGATTATTTTAGGTGCTTTTTTAGGAAATGTCTGGATGAATTGGAGGGGAAAAAGATGA
- a CDS encoding chromate transporter, whose product MSLVILLVLFFVFFKIGLFSFGGGYAILPLIQADVVDLHKWVNVQQFTDIVAISQVTPGPISLNAATYVGYLIGNKTGFWDAFIMGTVATLGLILPSVIIMTIFSKFYLKFQDNKYMDNAFAGLKIVVVGLILAAAIMLVDKKNFIDWKSAVIFIISVILVLKWKVNPILLTVIAGIAGIIIY is encoded by the coding sequence ATGAGTTTGGTAATACTATTAGTGTTATTTTTTGTGTTTTTTAAAATAGGGCTGTTCAGTTTTGGTGGCGGATATGCAATCTTACCGCTTATTCAGGCAGATGTTGTAGATTTACATAAATGGGTAAATGTACAGCAGTTTACGGACATTGTGGCAATTTCACAGGTAACGCCGGGACCAATTTCATTAAATGCCGCAACTTATGTCGGTTATCTGATTGGAAACAAGACTGGATTTTGGGATGCATTTATAATGGGGACAGTCGCAACATTGGGATTAATTCTTCCGTCAGTTATTATAATGACAATTTTTAGTAAATTTTATTTAAAATTTCAAGATAATAAATATATGGACAATGCATTTGCAGGATTAAAAATTGTTGTTGTTGGATTAATTCTGGCAGCTGCAATAATGCTGGTTGATAAAAAGAATTTTATAGACTGGAAAAGTGCAGTAATATTTATTATTTCTGTGATACTTGTGCTAAAATGGAAAGTAAATCCAATATTGCTTACAGTAATCGCAGGAATTGCGGGAATAATAATTTACTAA
- a CDS encoding tetratricopeptide repeat protein, with product MKKKYTIALLILILVFSCGKKDKKTQNSQSKPKIENIQDGKLKELTKKAEKGDVLAQTELGDMYLHGNGVKVDYKKSMEWSKKAAEKGSYRAMTNIGILYLDGLGVEKDYKKAFDSFSKATDGGDTKGPRYLGIMSEKGLGVKKSLDDAAFYYEIGDSSGDLTSRYNLGKIHEKVGDYARSIELYKKTDGRMDKITAPMYEALGDLYAAGKGVEKNTKEAKEWYEKAVKSGSQEAQDKIAKLK from the coding sequence ATGAAAAAAAAATACACTATTGCATTATTAATATTAATTTTGGTATTTAGCTGTGGTAAAAAAGATAAAAAGACGCAAAATTCTCAAAGTAAGCCGAAGATTGAAAATATACAGGATGGTAAACTTAAGGAATTAACGAAAAAAGCTGAAAAAGGAGATGTGTTGGCACAGACTGAACTTGGAGATATGTATCTTCACGGAAATGGAGTAAAAGTAGATTACAAAAAATCTATGGAGTGGAGTAAAAAAGCTGCTGAAAAAGGAAGCTACCGTGCAATGACTAACATTGGAATTCTTTATCTTGATGGACTTGGTGTAGAAAAAGACTATAAAAAGGCTTTTGATTCATTTTCAAAGGCGACAGATGGCGGAGATACAAAAGGACCAAGATATTTAGGGATAATGTCTGAAAAAGGACTTGGTGTAAAAAAAAGCCTTGATGATGCCGCATTTTACTATGAAATTGGAGATAGCAGCGGAGACTTGACGTCACGATACAATCTCGGTAAAATTCATGAAAAAGTAGGAGATTATGCAAGATCAATAGAACTTTACAAAAAAACAGATGGAAGAATGGATAAAATTACAGCTCCAATGTACGAAGCACTTGGAGATTTATATGCGGCTGGAAAAGGTGTAGAAAAAAATACAAAGGAAGCTAAAGAATGGTATGAAAAAGCTGTAAAGTCTGGAAGTCAGGAAGCTCAAGATAAAATAGCAAAATTAAAATAG
- a CDS encoding tetratricopeptide repeat protein — protein sequence MLETLIFREIRYNENNEQLLKENLEKIKENPNDVEVLKTLASIYHALKENDKAIDIYEKLVKLKPEEIETRAFLGYLYYENEELDKAEENFNKALDVSTEDEPFILFLLGNIYSRKGKISEAVDCYELAIFLDFDMYIAHIDFARKYEHMGRHQKALEEYRAAFRIDSRDEGLVEKINYIENKCKNSEDEDKKVNFSGVNLGIV from the coding sequence ATGTTAGAAACATTGATTTTTAGAGAAATAAGATATAATGAAAATAATGAGCAGCTTCTCAAGGAAAATTTGGAAAAAATAAAAGAAAATCCTAATGATGTGGAAGTATTAAAAACATTAGCTTCCATCTATCACGCACTAAAAGAAAATGATAAAGCAATTGATATTTATGAAAAATTGGTAAAATTAAAACCTGAAGAAATAGAAACAAGAGCATTTCTAGGTTATTTGTACTATGAAAATGAAGAACTTGACAAAGCGGAAGAAAACTTTAATAAGGCACTTGATGTAAGCACAGAGGATGAACCGTTTATATTGTTCCTTTTGGGAAATATTTATTCAAGAAAAGGTAAAATCTCAGAAGCAGTTGACTGTTATGAGCTTGCTATATTCCTTGATTTTGATATGTATATTGCACATATTGATTTTGCTAGAAAATATGAACATATGGGACGACACCAAAAGGCGCTTGAAGAATACAGGGCAGCATTTAGAATTGATTCAAGGGATGAAGGACTTGTTGAAAAAATAAACTACATCGAAAATAAATGTAAAAATTCAGAAGATGAAGATAAAAAAGTAAATTTTTCAGGAGTAAATTTAGGAATTGTTTAA
- a CDS encoding tRNA lysidine(34) synthetase: MVNLVCEAILPDCPMKDVEEIEKSIMTTYKKSIWAKFLKAISDFDMIQDGDKIAIGVSGGKDSLLLVKLFQELKKDKRKNFEFKAVSLNPGFRNSDLDNFKNNLDKLNIDCDIINTNIWEIANEKAKDYPCFLCAKMRRGILYTQVEELGFNKLTLGHHFDDVIETTLINMLYAGTMKTMTPKVPSTSGKLELIRPLIYVKEADIIDYTKTNGIRAMNCGCTIEAGKTSSKRREVKNLLAELEEKNPGVKQSVFNSMKNINLDYVFGYTGGKEAE, from the coding sequence GTGGTAAATTTAGTATGTGAGGCTATTCTTCCAGATTGTCCGATGAAGGATGTGGAAGAAATTGAAAAAAGTATAATGACAACCTATAAAAAGAGCATATGGGCAAAATTTTTGAAGGCAATTAGTGATTTTGATATGATACAGGATGGGGACAAGATTGCGATTGGTGTATCTGGTGGAAAGGATAGCCTGCTTTTGGTAAAACTGTTTCAGGAATTGAAGAAAGACAAACGGAAGAATTTTGAATTTAAGGCAGTTAGTTTAAATCCTGGTTTTAGGAATTCTGATTTGGATAATTTTAAAAATAATTTGGACAAGTTAAATATTGACTGTGATATTATTAATACGAATATTTGGGAAATTGCAAATGAAAAGGCAAAAGACTATCCGTGTTTTTTATGTGCTAAAATGAGGCGTGGAATTTTGTATACGCAAGTAGAGGAACTTGGATTTAATAAATTGACGCTTGGGCATCATTTTGATGATGTAATTGAAACAACTCTTATAAACATGCTTTATGCAGGAACAATGAAGACAATGACTCCAAAAGTTCCATCAACTTCTGGAAAATTGGAACTAATTCGTCCATTAATCTATGTAAAGGAAGCTGATATAATTGATTACACAAAAACAAATGGAATCCGTGCGATGAACTGTGGATGTACAATCGAAGCTGGAAAAACTTCGAGCAAACGTAGGGAAGTAAAAAATTTATTAGCCGAACTTGAAGAAAAAAATCCGGGAGTAAAGCAAAGTGTGTTTAATTCAATGAAAAATATAAATCTGGATTATGTTTTTGGATATACAGGTGGAAAGGAAGCAGAATAA
- the treC gene encoding alpha,alpha-phosphotrehalase, producing the protein MEKNFNQKWWHKSVVYQIYPKSFNDTTGSGEGDIRGIIEKLDYLKELGVEVIWITPMYKSPQNDNGYDISDYYNIDPNYGTMADFEEMLTEAHKRNLKIVMDIVVNHSSTENEWFKKSEAGDPEYKDFYIWKDAVDGKEPTNWQSKFGGNAWQYSEKRRQYYLHLFDVTQADLNWENENVRKKVYEMIKFWLNKGVDGFRLDVINLISKDQRFLNDDGSDTRFVPDGRRFYTDGPRIHEFLKEMNKEAFGGGELITVGEMSSTSLDNCIRYSNPDEKELSMAFSFHHLKVDYPNGEKWAKAPFDFVELKKIFSKWQIGMYEGNGWNATFWNNHDQPRALSRFGNDKEYHSESAKMLATVLHGLQGTPYIYQGEEFGMTNPYFDEISKYRDVESTNNYKILLNKGCSEEEAIEILMQKSRDNSRTPVQWNDSENAGFTTGTPWIGIPKNYKTINAEAALKDKNSVFYHYKKLIDLRRNEELMVTGKYEDIDLENKSVYAYKRVGEKGELIVISNFYGTEAEFEMEGNGIKSLENAQILLSNYETNPEIKGEKIILKPYESIIFKR; encoded by the coding sequence ATGGAAAAAAATTTTAATCAAAAATGGTGGCACAAATCTGTAGTTTACCAAATTTATCCAAAGAGTTTCAATGATACGACTGGAAGTGGAGAAGGAGATATAAGAGGAATTATTGAGAAACTTGATTATCTGAAGGAACTTGGAGTGGAAGTAATCTGGATTACTCCAATGTATAAATCTCCACAGAATGACAATGGATACGATATAAGTGACTACTACAATATTGATCCTAATTACGGAACAATGGCAGATTTTGAGGAAATGCTTACAGAAGCACATAAAAGAAATTTAAAAATAGTGATGGATATTGTTGTAAATCACTCTTCTACTGAAAATGAATGGTTTAAAAAGTCTGAAGCTGGAGATCCTGAATATAAAGATTTCTATATATGGAAAGATGCAGTTGATGGAAAAGAGCCTACAAACTGGCAATCTAAATTTGGAGGAAATGCCTGGCAATATTCAGAAAAGAGAAGACAGTATTATCTTCACTTGTTTGATGTTACGCAAGCTGATTTAAACTGGGAAAATGAAAATGTAAGAAAAAAGGTATATGAAATGATAAAATTTTGGCTAAATAAAGGTGTGGATGGATTTAGACTGGATGTTATAAATCTTATATCAAAGGATCAGAGATTTTTAAATGATGACGGAAGTGATACAAGATTTGTTCCTGACGGAAGAAGATTTTATACAGATGGGCCTAGAATCCATGAATTTTTGAAGGAAATGAATAAAGAAGCCTTTGGAGGAGGAGAGCTTATCACAGTGGGAGAAATGTCTTCCACAAGCCTTGATAACTGTATCAGATATTCAAATCCTGATGAAAAGGAATTATCAATGGCATTTTCATTTCATCATCTGAAGGTGGATTATCCAAATGGGGAGAAATGGGCGAAAGCACCATTTGATTTTGTGGAATTGAAAAAAATATTCTCTAAATGGCAAATTGGAATGTATGAAGGAAATGGATGGAATGCAACTTTTTGGAATAACCATGATCAGCCAAGAGCATTATCAAGATTTGGAAATGATAAGGAATATCATAGTGAATCGGCTAAAATGCTTGCCACAGTTCTTCACGGATTACAGGGAACGCCTTACATTTATCAAGGGGAAGAATTTGGAATGACAAATCCATATTTTGATGAGATTAGTAAATATCGTGATGTAGAATCAACTAATAATTACAAAATTTTACTTAATAAAGGATGTTCAGAAGAAGAAGCCATCGAAATCTTAATGCAAAAATCAAGAGATAATTCAAGAACGCCTGTCCAATGGAATGATTCTGAAAATGCAGGATTTACAACTGGAACTCCATGGATTGGAATACCTAAAAATTATAAGACAATTAATGCTGAAGCGGCTTTAAAAGATAAAAATTCAGTATTCTATCATTATAAAAAATTAATCGATTTAAGAAGAAATGAAGAATTGATGGTAACAGGAAAATATGAAGACATTGATTTGGAAAACAAAAGTGTTTATGCCTATAAACGTGTTGGAGAAAAAGGAGAACTAATTGTAATTAGCAATTTCTATGGAACAGAAGCAGAATTCGAGATGGAAGGAAATGGAATTAAAAGCTTGGAAAATGCTCAAATTTTATTATCAAATTATGAAACTAATCCTGAAATTAAAGGTGAAAAAATTATTTTGAAGCCTTATGAGTCGATTATTTTCAAAAGGTAG
- a CDS encoding lipoprotein has translation MKKIIVLIVLLLIVTSCSELSELESGRQQRIKERGRECMYNYKGELQGCNYMK, from the coding sequence ATGAAAAAAATAATAGTATTAATTGTATTACTGTTAATAGTAACTAGTTGTTCTGAACTTTCCGAATTAGAATCTGGAAGACAACAAAGAATAAAAGAAAGGGGACGGGAATGCATGTATAATTATAAGGGAGAATTACAAGGTTGTAATTATATGAAATAG